From the genome of Brassica oleracea var. oleracea cultivar TO1000 chromosome C4, BOL, whole genome shotgun sequence:
TTCATACATCTCTGATATTAAAGGTTCTGGACCTCAAAAAATGCGAAATTTATTTATACTCCCAAACCTTAAGGAGCAAATATACTACTATTTGCACACATGCTCAAAAGATGTGTGTGCACATGCTCAAAAGATGTGTGTGCTTTTGGGTTCTGTAATAAGCCTCTATGTATTCTAATACTCTTATCTGGATGGTCGATTTAGCTTGCTCAGTGACAAGTTTTAACAGATGAATAGCTCAAGTGTATCTGATAAATATAGTCGGAGCTAGAGTGGAGATATATACTGATTAATGGGAAACTCTATGGCAGTAGCTGTATGTTTATCTCTAAATTGCCTGTGAATGCCTTATGAAGCGTTGAGTTTAAAGTTGTCGAAAGTTCTGATAAAAAAAGCCTGAGATCTCGTCTATTGTCGAATGTTTCTCATTTTTTCTTATCTTTCAAGTAAGCTAATTTATATTTCAAAGAGGTTTCTGGGCCACTAATCCTTAAGTCTTCATATACCCTGCAGCTGGCTAGGGAAACTTTAACTTTTTGGGTGAGGGCATTTTCTGAGGATACAGCCAAACGGCTAGAGAACTTTGGTTTCATTCAATTTAGGCCTGGAGGTACCTTTCTAGACTGAAACCGCATTTCATGATAAGCTTTTTCATGTCCATGCACAAACAAATATATACTACTGCGTCTGTTTGTACGTACAACGTTGTCTGAGTTAATTAGAGCTTTTGAATTGTATATTTTCTTACATAACAAGATTGAGCATGCACATACACCTTTCTCTACACTATTTTACTGCCCCTTTTGTAGATTAGTTGCTGCCATTATTTATGCACAAGCTTTCGAGTATTATCCTTGATTGAGTGTCATTTTTTATTTGAAAGGCGAATATCATGGAAACAATCCAGAGATGTCTAAATTACTTCATAAAGCGGTTCGCGAAAAGAGTGAGACAGCCTACGCGGTCTATCAGCAGCATTTAGCCAACCGTCCTATTACGGTGAGTGCTACACTCTCATCTTCTTATGTGGTGATGTATTATGGAACAAGTGAATATAACTTTATATCTTTATATATTCTTTTGCTGTAGGTTTTCCGCGATCTTCTTGAGTTCAAAAGTGACCGTAAGCCTATTCCTGTTGGGAAGGTTGAGCCTGCTTCCTCTATTGTGGAGCGATTTTGTACAGGTGGAATGTCTCTTGGAGCAATCTCTAGAGAAACTCATGAGACCATTGCTATTGCAATGAACAGATTAGGAGGAAAGTCGAATTCAGGGGAAGGAGGCGAGGTAATTCTTATCTATTTAAGATTTTATTTGATTTTTGAACTTCAAAAAGCAGAATTTACTTCAGTTACTAAGAATTCACTGTCTATCTTTGTAGGATCCGATCCGCTGGAAGCCACTAACAGATGTTGTTGATGGGTACTCTTCAACGCTGCCACACCTTAAAGGTCTTCGAAATGGGGATACGGCTACAAGTGCTATCAAGCAGGTACTGGAAGTCAAGTTAACTAATCGTCATTTTCATGTGTACAGTCTGTTAACTCTCAGGAAGTCAGCTGGGAACTCTTTATTACCTCCACTCAGATTCTTAATGATTTTCAAAGACCAAAATAACCTTGTGTCTTCTTATAGGTTGCTTCAGGGCGTTTTGGTGTCACTCCGACGTTTTTGGTTAACGCAGACCAGTTGGAAATCAAAGTTGCTCAAGGAGCGAAGCCAGGTGAAGGTGGCCAGCTTCCTGGGAAAAAAGTTAGCGCATATATTGCTAGACTTAGAAATTCTAAACCAGGAGTTCCGCTTATATCTCCACCTCCACATCATGATATTTATTCCATAGAGGATTTGGCACAGTTGATCTTTGATCTTCATCAGGTACCTTTCGTCGACTGTAAACTTGTGGTCAACTTTGAAAATCAGGGGTTCCCTCTTAACAAAAATTAATAATCAGGTCAACCCCAAGGCGAAAGTGTCAGTCAAGCTTGTATCAGAAGTTGGAATAGGAACAGTTGCCTCAGGTGTAGCGAAGGCTAATGCTGATATCATACAGGTATGCACTTCTTTCCGACTTTGTGAGAGATCTGAAATTAGAAAATTTTATTTTTATATGCTTATTTTGCAATTCTTTAATCAACATTCCTAACCAAAAAGACATGTAACTTTGCCATCAGTTTGCTTTCAAAATGTACTCTCCGGGCCATGCTAAGGCTAGATATTTAATCAGTATAAACTTGAATCCAAGAACCACTTGTATCATGCATCTTCTAGTTTTTCCAGTGACTATCTTTTTTCTTTTTTACAAAGCACATGTATATCTTCAGATGTCTCTGACTAGCAGAAACATAGTTATGCAATTACGGATTTCTAAACTTATGATGCTTCTTTGTTTACAGATATCAGGGTATGATGGTGGAACTGGAGCCAGCCCTATAAGTTCCATAAAGCATGCCGGTGGGCCATGGGAACTTGGATTAGCTGAAACCCAGAAGGTATAGCCGTATATGCTTGTCGTGGAAATTTGTTTCTATAATTTGCCCTGATAGCGGGCGTATGCCTTGTTATCAGTTTCACTCCTTATTAATTCTTGGATGTCTACTAAAGCTAAGATTAAATCTGTTGCAGACTCTCATTGGAAATGGACTCAGGGAAAGAGTGATTATCAGGGTTGATGGAGGATTCAAGAGTGGTGTTGATGTGTTGATTGCTGCAGCTATGGGTGCTGATGAGTATGGGTTTGGTACTCTGGCAATGATTGCCACAGGATGTATAATGGCTCGCATTTGCCACACTAATAACTGCCCTGTTGGTGTTGCCAGTCAGGTAAACTGAAATTCTCTTCTTACCCATTCGTGTTTCTTTTTCAGTTTCATAACCAATTCCCACTTAATTTTCCCTAAACTTGATTACAGAGAGAGGAGCTGCGTGCACGTTTCCCTGGTCTACCTGGTGATCTTGTCAATTTCTTCTTGTATATTGCAGAGGAGGTAATCTTTAAGAATTATCTCACTGAAATAAAACTATCACCAATTTTTAATGCCTAACATTTCATCTTAATTTTGGTAGGTGAGGGGCATATTATCTCAGTTGGGATATGAAAAATTGGATGATATAATCGGGCGGACAGATTTGCTGAAGCCTAGGGATATCTCGCTCGTGAAAACTCATCTTGACCTCAGTTATCTCTTATCTGTAAGTAGTCCGGAACTATGTTTACTGCTTTTGTGCTTACTCGCAAGTTGTATCGTTGTGTATAGCTAATTTTTCTTCAAATTTGCAGTCCGTTGGGCTGCCAAAACGTAGCAGTACTTCCATTAGGAAGCAGGAGGTTCACTCAAATGGTCCTGTCCTTGATGATACTATACTTCAGGATCCGGAGGTAACTAGTATTGTCTTACTTATTGACTCATTAACTGAATGTTTCATTATGTAGCCTAACCCGTTTACATTAGAAGAGCCTAAACTTGAAAGAAAGATATTTGTATTTATGGCAACGGATGCAAGAAGACTTACTTCTTAATTTTTGGTTGTTTTCCAGATAATGGATGCCATCGAGAATGAACAAACGGTTCACAAAACCATGAGTATATACAATGTGGACCGTTCTGTTTGCGGTAGGATTGCAGGAGTAATTGCGAAGAAATACGGAGACACTGGTTTTGCTGGACAACTGAACCTAACGTAAGCTACGATACAGTTAAACACAAAACAAACTTGAGTATATATAATGAAAACTAACTTACATGATCCACTATGTACCCCTTATAGGTTCAATGGAAGTGCTGGCCAATCTTTCGCATGTTTTCTAAGTCCTGGAATGAATATACGTCTTGTAGGTGAAGCCAACGACTATGTCGGAAAGGTGTGTCTCAAAATCAATGGTTTCTTTCTACAGTATTTTTCGATTAATGGTCTCTTAATATTTACTCTTTTTACCTCAAGGGAATGGCCGGAGGTGAAGTTGTGATATTACCAGTGGAGTCGACTGGTTTTCTTCCTGAAGACGCAACAATTGTAGGAAACACTTGTCTGTATGGTGCAACCGGTGGTTTACTATTTGTAAGAGGCAAAGCAGGAGAGAGATTCGCTGTTAGAAACTCTCTAGCTCAAGCTGTCGTTGAAGGCACTGGAGATCACTGCTGTGAATATATGACTGGTGGTTGTGTAGTTGTACTTGGGAAGTAAGTGAAAAACTCTCTTTTCTTCGACCACGAAACCAAAACCTAGAACTTAAAAGAGTGTCTTAGCCGCCTAATGTTTCTTCTCTGAAATTGCAGAGTCGGTAGAAATGTAGCTGCAGGTATGACTGGTGGATTGGCGTATATCCTTGACGAGGACAACACTCTCCTCCCTAAGGTTTTAACATAACCAAGTCGTCTGAGTTAGTTATCTCGAAATAACATTTGCTAAACACTGAAATGAAACGCATTGGAACAGGTGAACAAAGAGATAGTGAAGATCCAACGAGTGACTTCACAAGTGGGGCAAATACAGCTTAAGAGCCTGATCCAAGCTCATGTGGTAAAGTCTCTTTCCTTTCTCTTCATACCCCTACCCGTTCAATCTTCCAACTGTTTACATGTAAAATGATCTGAATATTCGGTTATATTTTCTGTTCTTGACATAAATAAACAGGAGAAAACAGGAAGCAGTAAAGGAGCAACGATTGTGCAGGAATGGGACAAGTATCTTGCAATGTTCTGGCAACTTGTACCGCCGAGTGAGGAAGACACGCCGGAAGCTAACTCCGACCACCTGGTGAAAACAACCACCGGGGAAGAAGAGCAAGTGTCAAACACATTTGCAGTGTAGTAAACGCTTTCGTAAATGATTGCAGTTTCTTCTTTGTACACGTGATGTCTCTCTTCGTTTGTGAACTATTACATTACAACAGGTTCTCGGTTTGATTTAGACTGGATTCGGTTATCTTTCGGTTTACTTCGTCCGGTTTAATAATGAAAGAAAATCCAGCATGTTTGTGCTTTCGAATGCCATAGGGATAGTCTGGTAAGGCGGTGGTTTACTTAGCTGTCAGTGGTTCGAATCAGTTTCTCTGTCACTCGTGAATGAGATATTTTTTCTAGTAATGCATCTATCAATAGTTTAGAGGTGAACAGAGATGAAGTTTCTTCTCACGTCGTTCATGGAGGTTATGGACATAAGACGACAAATAGAGAGAAGAGACAAAGGGAAGAGATTTCTGTTATTCATTAATGTGTGCATCGCTCACACTATATACTTGTACAATGAGATCCGGGACAAACCGGTTAAGAGAAATAAATGAATTGTACAAGTAAACCAAGTAAACCGTATCCAATACTCTAATCATACCAATATTCCCCTTCAAGATGGAGCATATATGTTAATGAACTCCATCTTGCTTAATAAATGGCGGAACGGTGAAGGGAAGAGAGGCTTTGTCAAGATATCAGCCAATTGGTGTTCAGATCGAACGTGGAGAGTTTTGATCATTCCCATCTTCACTCTCTCACGAACGATGTGACAGTCTCTCTCCATGTGTTTGGTACGCTCATGAAATACGGAGTTATTTGCGATGTGAATAGCTGCAGTATTGTCGCAGTATAAGGGAGCAGCTTCACGGACATCAATCCAGAGGTCTTCCATCATCATGCGGAACCAGAGCATTTCACGATCCGCCTCAGACATTGCGCGATATTCAGACTCAGCAGAGGAGTGGGAAACAACGTCTTGTTTGGTGGAGCGCCAAGCAATCAAAGCGGAACCAACAAACATACAGTACCCAGTCACACTTCGACGAGAGTCGGGACAAGAACCCCAGTCCGCGTCTGCAAAAGCAGAGAGCTTCAAGTCTGATACAGCTGAGTAGAACAAGCCTTGCCCAGCAGTTCCTTTCAAGTAGTGGAGAATCTTGTAAGCAGCTTGAAGATGGGGACGCCTTGGAGTGGAAGTAAACTGACATAGTTTGAAAACAGCAAAAGTTATGTCAGGTCGAGTAAACGTTAAGTATAACAGTTTCCCAACGAGACGTCGATACTGCTCTGCATCTTCCAAAAGTTCTCCAACGTCAATAGACAGTTTGACACTAGGATCCATTGGTATAGATGATGGTTTGCAGCCCAGCAACCCTGTCTCAGTAAGCAAGTCAAGAACATACTTGCGTTGACAGATGGAAATACCAGCAGAAGATCTTGCAACTTCTAAACCGAGGAAATAACGCAGAGTTCCCAAGTCTCGAAGTTTGAAAGAAGCCTGAAGAGCAGCCTTTAGTAACTCAGCGGCTTGATCACAGCTGCTTGCAATTATAATGTCATCGACATAAACAAGTACTGCCATATATACTGATCCAGAGTTCTTGATAAATAAAGTATGATCTCCTGAAGAAGTCTTAAAACCCAAGTCGTGAAGAGCCTTCGAGAATTTCAAGAACCATTGTCGAGAGGCTTGCTTCAAACCATAAAGAGATTTCTTCAACTTGCAGACAGCATTAGATGGGAAAGATTCCCCCTGTCTTCCAGAGTATCCAGGTGGTAGAGTCATGTATATTTCTTCTTCTAGATCTCCATTGAGGAAAGCATTTGAGATATCCAATTGAGAAAGAGACCATCCCTTAGCCGCAGCAACCGCCAGGAGCAATTTGACAGTAGCTAACTTCGCAACAGGAGAGAACGTCTCAACATAGTCCAATCCTTCCTGTTGTGTGTACCCTTTGGCAACTAGTCTAGCTTTGTAACGCTCCAAGGTGCCATCTGCATTGAGCTTGATTTTATAAACCCACTTACATCCCACAGCTTTCTTACCGGCAGGCAAAGAACAGACAATCCAAGTTCCATTTTCTTCAAGAGCAGTGATCTCTGTATCCATAGCATCTAACCATTCTTTAATTTTGCAAGCTTGAGCATAAGAAGTTGGTTCTAGAATGTTGTTTAGAGCGTTGACAAAGATCATATACGGATCAGAGAGAGAAGCGTATGAGATCACATTGGATATAGGATGCTCTGTAGAAGAATCTGCTGAATAAACATGATAGTCTTGAAGGTGTTGTGGGGGCTTGGAGACTCTGCGACTGGTGACAGATATACCTGAAAGCGCTGCAGAAGGGACTGTTGTTCCAGCAGTGTATGGGACATGAGGAAAAAACTCATCATACTCCGCAGCTTGAGAAGGCTGAAGAAATGGGAACAAGGTTTCATAGAAAACCACATTGTGCGATATGAAGACTTCATGGCTTTGAATATCCATTAACTTGTATCCCTTATATCCAGAGGGGTACCCAAGGAACACACAGGCACGAGCACGATCCTGAAACTTGTGACGACCTTTAGGGGAAGTACTTGCATAACACAAACACCCAAATGTCTTGAAGTTGGAATAATCAGGCAGTTTGCCAGTGAGTTTCTCAAAGGGGGTCTTATTAGAGATGACTGGTGAAGGAGTGCGATTTATGAGGAACACTGCAGTGAGTACACAGTCGCCCCAATGACTCAGAGGAACGCCAGATTGAAACAGGAGGGCTCGAGCAACGCTGAGAATATGTTGGTGTTTTCGCTCAACAACGGAGTTTTGTTCTGGAGTCTCTGGACAGGAGTGGTACGAGATGATGCCCTTGGCCTTGTAAAGAGCATCAAAGCGTAACTCCGGTGCGTTATCAGAACGAACAGACTTGATCTTTGCATCATATTGCTTCTCCACCATTTGAATGAACTCTGGGAAAACCGTAAGAACGTCGCTCTTGAGCTTAAGAAGATAAACCCAAGTAACGCGTGTGTGGTCGTCTACGATCGTAAGGAAATATCTGTGACCGTCTTGTGTTGTTTCAGAAAATGGTCCCCATATGTCGATGTGAAGTAATTCAAATGGAGCAGAGCAAATTTTAGGGTGCAAAGAATAAGATAACTTCTTTTGTTTAGCACGTTGGCAGATGTCACAATGTGTCAATCCCTTATTCTTGGCCTTAGAAAATCCAAGTACATCACGAAGGAGTTCGAGTCTTTCAAAAGAACTATGACCAAAACGTTGATGCCAAACAGATGCATCGACAACAGAATGAATAAAAGGAGGGGCAGAGTCTTGTGCAGGACAACGCGAGCTTCCCACATCCAAAACATAGAGATTTGCTATCCTTCTACCGCTTCCAATCATCGACCCCCTGATAGGATCCTGTATACGGAAACAACCAGAATCAAACAGCACTTCAGCCCCAATATCAGACGTCAAAGAGCTGACACTTAAGAGGTTTAGTCGAAACTCTGGAATGTACAAAACATTTTGCAGAGTCAAAGCATCACTGAGAACAATCTGACCAATACCACCCACTTTGAGTGTAGAACCATTAGGTAGATTGACCAAATGCTGAACGGAAGTGTCAATGGCAATAAAAGCAGTATGATCATGACAGACATGGTGAGTAGCACCGGAATCAACTATCCATGTATGAAGATCAGTAGTGCATTGTGTGACACTTAAAATCCCAACAAAACTGAATGTTGAGGAGGAGAAAGAAATACCAGAGTGGTCTTGATGCTGAGACACGGGGGAGGAGGAGGAAGTATGATCGGAGGGCTTAACTTGAAGCTGAGAGCTGAAGTAGGCGATAAAGTTTTGAATTTGATCTTTGTTCAAGTTACCAACGAGACTTTCCAAACCAGGTGATGAATGAGGTTTGTCTTGTGTGGTAACTTGGGCGCTTACAGCAGCAGTGGGCTTTGACTGAGATCCCTTATCATTGTTCCATTTACCACCTTTCTTCCATCCAACAGGATATCCGTGTAACTTATAGCAGCGATCAATTACATGTCCTGTGTTGCCACAGTGACAGCATATAGGTCCAGTCTTTCTCTGGAATGTGGAGTGTTGTTATCAACAGCAAGCGCACTAGGAGGATCTTGGCTCACCAGAAAAGTGTTCGGAGAGACCACATAGTTAAACTGACGCTGGCTATCATCCTGGTCCAAAATATTGCATATCTCAGCCAGATCAGGAAGAGGTTTACGCATGATGATCTGGCTGCGAATGATTGAGTATTTTTCATTAAGACCAGCCAGAAACTTAATGGTGCGTCCTCTATCAACCTTTGCTTTAGCAGCACGCTGACTGGGACAGCTTGAGGTGTTGCAGCGGAGACACGTTTCCGGAGGTTCTGCGCCATCAAGGTTATCCCAAAGGGTTTTGAGAGCAGTGTAGTAGCTTGATAGATCCAAAGAACCCTGTCGAAGGTCCTGAATTTGCTGAATCAGCTGAAACGTTCGTGGTAGATTTGTCTTGTGAAAACGGTTATGCAAGTCAATCCAAATCTCTTTTGCATCATCAAAAGACAAGATACTACCATAGATTTGCTTAGACACCGAGTTGAGGAGCCAGGATTTGACCATGCTGTTACAACGAAACCAGATCCGTAAAAGGTGATTGCTTGGATCAGGTCGAGTAAAAGACCCATCAACAAAGACGATCTTGTTCTTCGCTTCGAGAGCGATTTTCATCGCTGAGCACCACTGTGTATAGTTCGATCCATCCAGTTGAATAGAGACGAGCATCAGACCTGGATGATCGGCACTATGAAGGAACAGCGGTGAGTGAGTACTGTCAGGGTTCATCACGGCGGAAAGAGCAAACGAAGAATCCTCAACTCGCGGAGCTACAACGGCTTCAAGAAGAGAAGGGGAGCGTCCAGAATGAGGATGAGAGCTGCTAGCACGGGTAAAACGACCACGGCGGTTCCGACGAAGAGTGACAACCATCGCAACAGCAAACGAAGAAGACGACAAAAGAACAGAGATCTGAAAAAAAAAATTGAGCAAAACGGAGCTCGAAAGAAAGAGAATGGATCGATGTTGAGTTTTAACTCAACGCTCTGATACCATATCAATGGTTTAGAGGTGAAGAGATGAAGTTTCTTCTCACGTCGTTCATGGAGGTTATGGACATAAGACGACAAATAGAGAGAAGAGACAAAGGGAAGAGATTTCTGTTATTCATTAATGTTTGCATCGCTCACACTATATACACTTGTACAATGAGATCCGGGACAAACCGGTTAAGAGAAATAAATGAATTGTACAAGTAAACCAAGTAAACCGTATCCAATACTCTAATCATACCAATAGCATCAAAAACGTTGAACGTTGTAAGACGAAATACCACAGTTTCTTACAACCGATGCTTTTCTTTAGAGGCAATGTGGGTCACAACAACAAAGGTACGTGTGTGTCCGTTTGACAAAGAAACCTCAATTCAGATTTGATGTTTATTCCCACTCGTCTCAGCTCTCACGTGGTTAACGAAACAGAGATATAGCTGACATGTGTCAACGTGCGTGTCTTGACGACAAGTTTTAGTCGTCCCATGAATTTTTCCAATCTTTGAAACATCGAAAGTTCTTAAACACTTCGAAAGTTCTTTTTAAGCACCAACAAAAATTGGAATTGACACGTTCATTGCATCCTCACCGAAAGCAGTAGATGTCAGATTACTAATTTTACCAAAACAAGAAAAAAGGATTAAAAGAAAAGAAATGGCAAAGAGAGTTTAAGTTCAGTGTATTTTCGAGGGAATTCATTACGTCCTCTTCTCTCCTTAACGATGCATTGTATTTTCCCTTTTCCGTTTCAATTTGTTTTTTCATATTTCTCTATAAATCTCGTGAAATCTTTGCCGTTAATTTTGACTGTGTGTCGAAACGAATTAAACTCAGCTATTTGTGATAATTAAAAAATTATCAAGAAAACAAGAACCTATTCTTTTATATAACCACCACACATTACATATCAAACTATAACTTCTTGATTGGAGAATAACCGTTGTACAAACGTTAACATCAACAAACTTTGGTCGAGGAGTATGGACTGGGCCGGCCTTTGAGTCAAAACTGACCAAACCTTGAGTGTGGCTTTGATTTATAAACAAAAACAGCTTTTAAACTTGTAACTATATTCCCATCGTATATTGGCAATTCCCTAATTTGAATTATTTATTTCAACGAAACAAGTATTCGAAATAATATGTAAATCATCCTTTTTTGTTGCTTGTGGTTTTTTAGTCTCTGAATATGGACTAAACCGTTTGTTCTAAAATTTGAAGAACAAGAAATCCAAGAAACAAAAAAAATAGCTTGGAGCAGACCAAATTCGTCAACAAGCATTTAGATATTCATGAGTTGGTATTCAGCAATTAATGAACAATGACACTAAAAAGGTTACGTAGATTGAAGTTCATTTCACAGGACCCACTAAACTTCCCAATATAATGCATCATTTACGTATAAATGTCTCAAATAAAACAAAAGTTGAAAGACTTGTTTCCGTGGATTATCGGAATTGATTCCACAATACCCGTCAAGATAAATGCAGCGTATTATGATTAACTTAAATCTATCTTTTGTTTAATTTTTAATACTACTTTTAATTTAATTAACATCAAAGTTTCAAGACCTTTTAACTTTAAAGAGTTTCCTATACATACTTAAGTCTTCCTATATTAAAGTCTTCCAGGCTGATTTATAAAGAGACGGAATGGTTTTTTTGGCTTGATATTTGGCTTCGTTTTACTTTTATCGAATTAGTATTGAACAGAACAATGACCGTACGTCGGAGTATTCACTCGGAGTCTTAGTTTTCTATCGAGAGTGAGTCGACTAAAAATGAGCTCCCATTTTATTATGTTTTTACTGAGATTTTATGATGTTGCATGTATATACTTTTACTTCTGCTGTTGATAAAAGTGCCTATATACTTCGATATCTAACGTCTTTTGGAAATCCAAGCTCATAGTTAAGTTAAAACTTACAATGACCCGGACCAGAAGATCTAATTTGAATCCCCAAATGTAGAAAAAAAAAACACAAGAAAAATAAAAGAAGGGTTCTAAATAAGAGTTAAATGAAACTGCATACAATTTTCATAAAGAAAAAACCAAAACCTATTAAACGACGTCGACGACGCATTTTCCATGTGTGCATCAGTGCATGTGTAATCTGGATCAATCGACACATCGTCTCACTATCATACATTACATGTCTAGATACGTAGTGTCGAAGGAAGAAAGAGGAGGATGGTAGATGGCTAAGTGAATAAGCATTACCATCAGCACCACCGGAATTCCCATCAAAATCATCGGCGGAGGTGGAAGCGGCGGAAGAACGGCTGGAAGCACCGTCAAAAGTACTATCACCACTCCGACCATAAACATTCCGATAACC
Proteins encoded in this window:
- the LOC106342177 gene encoding ferredoxin-dependent glutamate synthase 2, chloroplastic isoform X2 — encoded protein: MRKRQCRKRNRKLIERAVASESWASELYFSSLSNQTIVYKGMLRSEVLGLFYTDLQNDLYKSAFAIYHRRFSTNTSPRWPLAQPMRFLGHNGEINTIQGNLNWMTSREASLRSPVWHGRENDIRPISNPKASDSSNLDSAAELLIRSGRTPEESLMILVPEAYKNHPTLMIKYPEAVDFYDYYKGQMEPWDGPALVLFSDGKTVGACLDRNGLRPARYWRTSDNVVYVASEVGVLPMDESKVTMKGRLGPGMMISVDLESGQVYENTEVKKRVASYNPYGKWVSENLRTLKPSTFLSSAVMETEETLRRQQAFGYSSEDVQMVIESMAAQGKEPTFCMGDDTPVAVLSQKPHMLYDYFKQRFAQVTNPAIDPLREGLVMSLEVNIGKRGNILEVGPQNVSQVVLSGPVLNERELEGLLSDPHLKSQVLPIFFDIHRGIDGSLKKALIKLCEAADEAVRNGSQVLVLSDRSDNPEPTRPAIPMLLAVGAVHQHLIENGLRMSASIIADTAQCFSTHHFACLIGYGASAICPHLALETCRQWRLSNKTVNMMRNGKMPTVTMEQAQKNYRKAVNTGLLKVLSKMGISLFSSYCGAQIFEIYGLGKEVVDFSFRGSASRIGGLTLDELARETLTFWVRAFSEDTAKRLENFGFIQFRPGGEYHGNNPEMSKLLHKAVREKSETAYAVYQQHLANRPITVFRDLLEFKSDRKPIPVGKVEPASSIVERFCTGGMSLGAISRETHETIAIAMNRLGGKSNSGEGGEDPIRWKPLTDVVDGYSSTLPHLKGLRNGDTATSAIKQVASGRFGVTPTFLVNADQLEIKVAQGAKPGEGGQLPGKKVSAYIARLRNSKPGVPLISPPPHHDIYSIEDLAQLIFDLHQVNPKAKVSVKLVSEVGIGTVASGVAKANADIIQISGYDGGTGASPISSIKHAGGPWELGLAETQKTLIGNGLRERVIIRVDGGFKSGVDVLIAAAMGADEYGFGTLAMIATGCIMARICHTNNCPVGVASQREELRARFPGLPGDLVNFFLYIAEEVRGILSQLGYEKLDDIIGRTDLLKPRDISLVKTHLDLSYLLSSVGLPKRSSTSIRKQEVHSNGPVLDDTILQDPEIMDAIENEQTVHKTMSIYNVDRSVCGRIAGVIAKKYGDTGFAGQLNLTFNGSAGQSFACFLSPGMNIRLVGEANDYVGKGMAGGEVVILPVESTGFLPEDATIVGNTCLYGATGGLLFVRGKAGERFAVRNSLAQAVVEGTGDHCCEYMTGGCVVVLGKVGRNVAAGMTGGLAYILDEDNTLLPKVNKEIVKIQRVTSQVGQIQLKSLIQAHVEKTGSSKGATIVQEWDKYLAMFWQLVPPSEEDTPEANSDHLVKTTTGEEEQVSNTFAV